In a single window of the Coffea eugenioides isolate CCC68of chromosome 3, Ceug_1.0, whole genome shotgun sequence genome:
- the LOC113766371 gene encoding uncharacterized protein LOC113766371, with protein sequence MANEGGASSQAFDLKLFTEAIKGELGCMMDQKLELMHQRIDSLELSHGSSKGSRGKAYAHESSDSNSDNNYEHKQSRSKRDARPSNDHIPGIKMKIPPFHTYSEEQKVKLAVVEFTDYAVVWWDQLSTSRRRSREPTIQTWTELRRLMRKRFVPSHYYRDLYQKLQTLNQGARSVEDYHKEMEILMLRADIMEDREATMARFLNGLRPEIADQVELHHYVELGDLVEKAIKIERRIKRRGSTRSYFNFSRSYPRTTPPKKEDKGPSNSTPSRPRPDMTKWESKATPKTAIESSMGRNRETRCFKCQGRGHIASQCPNQRTMIILPNGEFLIDDEDEKEELPSLEEEEEEEKALPVDERVGLVVRRALATQVKAADHAQRENIFYTRCYIKGKVCSLIIDGGSCANVASALMVEKLALPTLRHPTPYYLQWLNNSGDVRVTKQVQVPFRIGNYEDVVLCDVVPMQACHILLGRPWQFDKGDYEDVFPDEIPNGLPPIRGIEHQIDLVPGAPLPNRPAYKMGPDETKELQRQIEELLTKGWARESLSPCAVPVILVPKKDGSWRMCTDCFVVSKQGIKVDEEKVKAIREWPTPSTVGEVRSFHGLASFYRRFVKDFSTIAAPVTAVIKKNEPFVWGDAQERAFQILKHQLTHAPLLALPCFDKMFEIECDASGVGIGAILMQEGKPIAYFSEKLNGAALNYSTYDKELYSLIRALETWQHYLRPREFVIHTDHESLKHIKSQHKLNKRHVRWIAFIETFPYVIKYKVGKTNVVADALSRKFYILDGFLFYLNRLCIPNCSIRSLLVREAHGGGLMGHFGVAKTLAILQEHFHWPRMKRDVERMVAKCITCHKAKSKLQPYGLYSPLPVPKEPWTDISMDFVLGLPRSKRGNDSIFVVVDRFSKMAHFIPCHKTDDASHIADLFFKEIIRLHGMPRTIVSDRDVKFLSYFWKTLWGKLGTKLLFSTTSHPQTDGQTEVVNRTLSTLLRAIIRKNIRTWEECLPHVEFAYNRTVHSSTHFSPFEIVYGFNPLTPLDLSPLPWVWLHLRKERFPVQRRNKLFPRGDGPFQVIKRINDNAYKLDLPDDEADLRTNPGIRRDMEQTQPTTDYSLMFTALKNELRQISE encoded by the exons ATACTTACTCGGAGGAGCAAAAGGTCAAGTTGGCCGTGGTcgaattcaccgactacgccgTTGTGTGGTGGGATCAACTCTCCACTAGTCGAAGGAGGAGTCGTGAACCTACCATACAAACTTGGACGGAGCTAAGACGACTAATGAGGAAGCGTTTCGTGCCAAGTCACTACTACCGTGACTTGTACCAaaagcttcaaaccctcaaCCAAGGAGCACGAAGTGTCGAGGACTAtcacaaggaaatggaaatactcATGCTACGGGCAGACATCATGGAGGATCGAGAAGCAACAATGGCACGCTTCTTGAACGGATTAAGGCCCGAAATCGCTGATCAAGTGGAGTTACACCACTATGTGGAACTTGGGGACTTGGTGGAGAAGGCCATCAAGATTGAAAGGAGGATTAAGAGGAGGGGTTCGACTCGGAGTTACTTCAACTTTTCACGCTCTTACCCCCGAACTACACCACCAAAGAAAGAGGATAAAGGGCCGAGTAATTCCACCCCTTCAAGACCGAGGCCGGATATGACTAAGTGGGAGTCTAAGGCAACACCAAAGACTGCCATTGAGTCGAGCATGGGGCGAAATCGAGAAACtagatgcttcaaatgccaaggccgAGGGCATATTGCTAGCCAATGCCCGAACCAACGCACTATGATCATCTTACCCAATGGTGAGTTTCTCATcgatgatgaagatgagaaaGAGGAGTTGCCATCccttgaggaagaagaggaagaagagaaagCATTGCCCGTCGATGAACGAGTTGGACTCGTTGTCAGGCGAGCCTTAGCAACCCAAGTGAAAGCCGCCGACCATGCACAAAGGGAGAACATTTTCTACACCCGTTGCTATATCAAAGGCAAGGTATGTAGTTTGATCATAGATGGAGGTAGTTGTGCTAACGTCGCTAGTGCCTTGATGGTGGAAAAATTAGCACTACCCACTCTACGACATCCAACACCTTATTATTTGCAATGGTTGAACAATAGTGGGGATGTTCGTGTGACCAAGCAAGTCCAAGTACCTTTCCGAATTGGAAATTATGAGGACGTGGTGTTATGCGACGTGGTCCCTATGCAAGCATGTCACATACTATTGGGGAGACCATGGCAATTCGACAAGGGA GATTATGAGGATGTCTTTCCCGATGAGATTCCAAATGGACTACCACCAATAAGGggaattgagcatcaaattgacTTGGTTCCAGGTGCCCCACTTCCTAACAGACCAGCCTACAAAATGGGTCCAGATGAGACAAAGGAGCTCCAACGCCAAATCGAAGAGCTTCTAACAAAGGGATGGGCACGAGAAAGCTTGAGCCCATGTGCGGTTCCCGTCATCTTGGTGCctaaaaaggatggaagttggcgaatgtgcactgact GCTTTGTTGTGAGTAAACAGGGAATCAAAGTGGATGAGGAGAAGGttaaagcaattcgagaatggCCTACTCCAAGCACGGTGGGTGAGGTACGCAGCTTCCATGGTCTTGCTAGTTTTTATAGACGATTTGTTAAAGATTTTAGTACCATTGCTGCACCTGTAACTGctgtaattaagaaaaatgagccatttGTGTGGGGTGATGCTCAAGAACGTGCTTTCCAAATACTTAAACATCAACTCACACACGCACCACTACTTGCATTGCCATGCTTTGACAAGATGTTTGAAATAGAGTGTGATGCATCTGGGGTGGGTATTGGAGCTATCCTAATGCAAGAGGGCAAACCAATTGCATACTTTAGTGAAAAACTCAATGGGGCAGCTTTGAACTATTCCACTTATGATAAGGAGTTGTACTCCTTAATCCGTGCTTTAGAAACTTGGCAACATTACTTGAGACCAAGGGAATTTGTCATACACACTGACCATGAGTCGCTTAAGCACATTAAGTCACAACACAAGTTGAATAAGCGTCATGTTaggtggattgcatttattgaaaccttcccttatgtgattaagtacaaagtggggaaaactaatgttgttgctgatgcattatcac GTAAATTCTACAtccttgatggatttcttttctACCTCAATCGACTGTGTATACCTAACTGCTCTATTCGCTCTTTACTTGTTAGGGAAGCACACGGAGGTGGCttgatgggacactttggcGTGGCTAAAACCTTAGCTATCCTTCAAGAGCACTTCCATTGGCCAAGGATGAAGCGAGATGTGGAACGAATGGTGGCTAAATGCATCACttgccacaaagctaagtctaaACTTCAACCCTATGGCCTTTATAGTCCTTTACCTGTACCTAAGGAACCTTGGACCGATATTtccatggattttgttttagggttgcctaggtcaaagaggggaaatgatagcatctttgttgttgttgacagattttcaaaaatggcacattttataccatgtcacaaaacagatgatgcatcgcacattgctgatttgtttttcaaagaaatcattagattgcatggcatgcctaggacaattgtctctgatagggatgtcaaatttttgagttacttttggaaaactttgtggggaaaattgggtaccaaattgctattttctactactagtcacccacaaactgatggccaaactgaggttGTCAATCGTACACTATCTACACTCTTGCGTgccatcattagaaaaaacattaGAACCTGGGAAGAATGTTTACCCCACgttgagtttgcatacaatcgcacggtgcatagttctactcatttttcaccatttgaaatagtctatggttttaaccctttAACACCACTAGACTTATCACCTTTACC CTGGGTGTGGTTACATCTACGCAAGGAAAGGTTCCCAGTCCAAAGGCGCAATAAATTATTTCCCCGAGGAGATGGGCCATTTCAAGTCATcaagcgcatcaatgacaatgcttacaaactggacctacccg atgatgaagctgatttgaggacaaatcct ggcaTAAGGAGGGACATGGAGCAAACTCAACCGACCACAGACTACTCGTTGATGTTCACCGCCCTGAAGAACGAGCTCAGGCAAATTAGTGAGTAA